In Chlamydomonas reinhardtii strain CC-503 cw92 mt+ chromosome 3, whole genome shotgun sequence, the following proteins share a genomic window:
- a CDS encoding ribosomal protein L29, with protein sequence MAKSKNHTGHNQNRKCHRNGIKKPQKNKFPSRKGMDPKFLRNQRYAKRHNKKVE encoded by the exons ATGGCCAAGTCTAAGAACCACACTGGCCACAACCAGAACCGCAAGTgccacag GAACGGCATCAAGAAGCCCCAGAAGAACAAGTTCCCCAGCCGCAAGGGC ATGGACCCCAAGTTCCTGCGCAACCAG CGGTACGCCAAGCGCCACAACAAGAAGGTCGAGTAA